In Antennarius striatus isolate MH-2024 chromosome 10, ASM4005453v1, whole genome shotgun sequence, one DNA window encodes the following:
- the med7 gene encoding mediator of RNA polymerase II transcription subunit 7: MGEPQQVSALPPPPMQYIKEYTDENVRKGLAPKPPPPIRDSYMMFGNQFQCDDLIIRPLESQGIERLHPMQFDHKRELKKLNMSILVNFLDLLDILIKSPGSLKREEKLEDLKLLFVHLHHLINEYRPHQARETLRVMMEVQKRQRLETAERFQKHLERVVEMIQGCLASLPDDLPQMEGQDGDGMRSLSAVASGGCSSGQVPRLKTEPMDLEEASVSCMAAGQQDRNASILKRDKILDKDAAMCSIIDDIA; this comes from the coding sequence CAACAGGTCAGTGCCCTGCCTCCTCCTCCGATGCAGTACATCAAGGAGTACACGGATGAAAATGTTCGCAAGGGTCTGGCTCCTAAGCCCCCTCCACCCATCAGAGATAGCTACATGATGTTTGGCAACCAATTCCAGTGTGATGACCTCATCATCCGTCCTCTGGAGAGCCAAGGCATCGAGAGGCTCCACCCAATGCAGTTTGATCACAAACGGGAGCTCAAGAAGCTTAATATGTCAATTCTTGTGAATTTTCTGGACCTGCTAGATATCCTTATCAAGAGCCCTGGCAGTTTGAAACGTGAAGAGAAGCTGGAGGATTTAAAGCTTCTTTTTGTCCATTTGCATCATCTAATAAATGAGTACAGACCACATCAAGCCAGGGAGACACTAAGGGTGATGATGGAAGTGCAGAAGAGACAAAGGCTAGAGACTGCTGAAAGGTTCCAGAAACATCTTGAGAGGGTGGTGGAGATGATCCAGGGGTGCCTTGCTTCCTTACCTGACGACTTGCCACAGATGGAGGGTCAGGATGGTGACGGGATGAGGAGTTTGTCAGCTGTAGCTAGTGGTGGTTGTTCCTCTGGGCAAGTCCCCAGGCTGAAAACTGAACCAATGGATCTAGAGGAAGCAAGCGTCAGCTGCATGGCAGCAGGTCAGCAGGACAGGAATGCCTCCATTTTAAAGAGGGATAAAATATTGGACAAAGATGCTGCCATGTGCAGTATTATTGATGACATTGCCTAA